The Brachyspira hampsonii genomic interval CAAGCAGCGTAATGAATGCTATAGGTATGTCTGTAGCTACTATATTCGTTTTGGTTTGTTCTTCTGCTTTAATCTCTCTTATTAAGAAGATTTATGCTAATGAAGTTAGAATTATGGGATACATAGTGGTTATAGCAGCTTTCGTTACTTTGACAGATATTGTTATGAAAGCTAAGTTTTATACATTATCTTTGGCATTAGGTCCGTATATTCCTCTTATAGTTGTAAACTGTATCATATTAGGAAGGGCAGAGGCTTTTGCTAATAAAAATGGAATTATACCTAGTATTTTTGATGCTTTAGGTAATGGTGTAGGTTTCTTTATTGCTTTAACATTACTTGCTTCTATTAGAGAGATTTTAGGTAATGGTTCTTGGCTCGGATTTGATATAGTTGGTACTTTAAGAGGTTTCTTTGAGTCTGCTATGCCTTTTGCTTTGAATGCATATAATGAAATTACTACTCCTTGGGTTGTTATGATTATGGCTCCTGGTGCTTTCTTCACTTTAGGAACTTTAATTGCTATTAAAAGAGCTATAGATGCTAGAGGAGGAAAAGCTAATGGTTAATTTAATTTTATTATTTGTAGCAACTGTTTTAGTTAATAATTTCGTTTTAACTAAATTTTTGGGAATATGTCCGTTTTTAGGAGTATCTAATAAGTTAGATTCAGCAGTTAGTATGGGTATTGCTGTTACTTTCGTATTAGTTCTAACGGCTGCTGTTAGTTGGATGATACAATATTATATATTAGTACCTTTCAAAATAGAATTTTTACAAACTATACTTTTCATTATAGTAATTGCCGCTTTGGTACAATTTGTAGAGATGGTTGTAAGAAAAACAAGCGAAAGTTTATATTTAGCTTTAGGTATATTTCTCCCTCTTATTACTACTAACTGTTGTGTATTAGGATTAGCTTTATTCGGAGTTTTATATAAATATAATTTTATACAAAATATAGTATTCGCTTTAGGTGCAGGAGTTGGATTCACATTAGCTTTAGTTATAATGGCTAGTATAAGAGAGCGTTTAATGACTGCAGATATACCGGAAGCTTTCAAAGGTCCTGCTATGCCTTTTATCACAGCAGGTATACTTGCACTTATTTTCTATGGTTTCTCCGGAATAATAAAAATATGATTTTTGAGTGTTAGAAGTATTTTATAAGGATAATAAAAATGATGACATCTGTTTTAGTAGCTTCAATATCTTCAGGCGTAATTGCTTTGATATTGGCTGTTTTATTAATATTTTCTTCAAAAATTTTCAGAGTTGAAGTTGATGAGAGAGTAACAGAACTTACAGCAAAACTTCCTGGTGCTAACTGCGGAGGATGCGGCTTCCCTGGTTGTGCTCAATTTGCTAAGGCTTTAGTTGATGATAAGGCTCCTGTAGACGGCTGTTCTGTAGGCGGTGCTGATACTGCTGCAATGGTAGCTGATTTTTTAGGTAAAGTTGCTCCTCCTCAAAAAGAGAGAACAAGAGCATATATTTTCTGTCATGGACATAATGGCATAGCTAAGACTAATAAAGTTTACACTGGTGCTGAAACTTGTGTATCTGCTGTTATGGCGGGAGGAAATAAAGAATGTTCTTATGGCTGTGTTGGTTTTTATGATTGTATGAACGTTTGCGAATTCGGGGCAATTATCAGAGACGAAGAAACAGGAATGCCTGTTATCGTTGAAGATAAATGTGTTTCATGCAATGCTTGTGTTAAAGCTTGTCCTCAGAAACTTATTGAGATTCACCCTGTTTCTCAAGATATACATGTTTATTGTAAATCCAAAGATAAAGGGCCTATAGCTAAGAAAGCTTGCGATAGAGCATGTATAGGCTGTAATATATGTGTTAAAAATACAAAAGAAGGCGGTATGAAAGTTGACAATTATCTTGCTATAGTTAATTATGATGATTATGTTGTTACAAATGATAGTATAGCTAAATGTCCTACTAAAGCTATTACTGATGAAAGAGTAAATTCAGTAAAAAGCCTTCCTGTACCTTTAAAAAAAGCATAAAATTAAAAATTATGAAACAAGGTTGATAATTAATAATTATCTTCCTTGTTTTTTATTTTATAAATCTATATAATAAAGAACAATATCTTCATATTCATTATTTTTATTCATATATCCTTTTTTAACTATCCCTATTTTATTGAACCCTATTTTTTCATATAATTTATTTGCATTGATATTTGATATTACAACAGCATTAAATTGAAGTATTTTATATCCTAATTTCTTGCCTTGTTCCATAGAATCTCTTACTAATGCTTCTCCTATTCCTTTTCCTCTTGACTCCTTACTTACAGCATAAGAGGCATTAGATATATGTCCGCATCTTCCTATATTATTCGGATGAAGTATATACACACCAAAAACTTTATCATTATCTATAGCTACACCTGTATAGTCTTGAGAGCTAAAATATTTATTAGCTTCTTCTTCATTAGTTAATGTTTCTATTTGAGGAAAATATATTCCTTCTTTTATAGTGTCATTCCATATTTTTATAATTTCTTTAATATATTTTATATTGTATTTGATTATTTTCATTTTTGATTCCTTTTAGTAATATTGAATTATTATACATTATTATATATTAATTAAAATATTATTATTTAATGTTAACTTTCAATATTGACATAAAATTATAATATGACTATAATATATTTAGTCAAAAAACACACTATTAATAATTTGTTATTTATTTTTTATGTCTTAATAATCTTCTTTAGTATATGTTTTTATAGTTTTTATATATTTTCTTTTTTTAAGGAATAATAAATGGAACTTAATAATAAAACTTTAATAGAAAACAGCAGTATAAATTTATTTTCCAAATTTGCAATACCTAGTATATTGGGTATGATAATGGGAAGTACTGCTGTATTTGTGGACGGTTTTTTTGTAGCACATTTCATATCTGCAGAGGCTTTTACTGCAATCAATATAGTGTGGCCTATAACAGCTTTATCTTTCGGTATTTATGTAATGCTTACTATAGGCTCTGTTGCCCTTGCCGGAAAATGTATAGGACAAAACAATATAAGACGGGCTAATTTAATATTTACTCAAACTTTGATTGTAGTTCTTACTATAGCAAGTTTTCCATTAGTTATAGCATATATATTTAGAGAGAGCCTTCTTCCTTTTTTTGGTGCACATAGTGAGGTTTATGAATTATCATTGGATTATGTAGAGGGTGTACTTTTTGCTACATTTTTTTGGGGAATGGCTTATGTTTTAAGTCAATTTGTAAGGCTAAATGGTTCTCCGAGATTTGCTTCTTCAATGTTTATAATATCATCTTTAGCTAATATGATTTTAGATCCTATTTTTATTATAGTATTTGATTTAGGTATTTCTGGGGCTGCTTGGGCTACTGCAATATCACAGATAACAGCTTTTTTAATGGGCTTATCATATTTTTTAAAACCAAATTGCAGATTGAAGATAATAAAAGTTTACGGAGGCTGGATATATATATTAAAAGCGGCATTTAATGGATTTTCTGAGTTTTTAAGCAATTTTTCATCAGGACTCATTCCTTGGCTTTTTAATATAACAGCATATAATATTTCAGGAAACAGAGGCATACTAGTATATTCAGTTGCTAATTATGCAATAATGTTTTTTATAATGCTGGCATATTCAATAGGTGAGGCATTAGAACCTTTGGTTAGTGTTTCTTATGGTTCTGGAAATAAAAATAGAATGAAAGATTTTTTAAAGATATCAGTATTTTTAATTACTTTTATATCAGTGTTAAGTTCCATTATACTTTTGATTAATCCT includes:
- the rsxA gene encoding electron transport complex subunit RsxA, encoding MVNLILLFVATVLVNNFVLTKFLGICPFLGVSNKLDSAVSMGIAVTFVLVLTAAVSWMIQYYILVPFKIEFLQTILFIIVIAALVQFVEMVVRKTSESLYLALGIFLPLITTNCCVLGLALFGVLYKYNFIQNIVFALGAGVGFTLALVIMASIRERLMTADIPEAFKGPAMPFITAGILALIFYGFSGIIKI
- the rsxE gene encoding electron transport complex subunit RsxE encodes the protein MKNSQVFMEGVWKNNPTFVQVLGMCPSLAVTSSVMNAIGMSVATIFVLVCSSALISLIKKIYANEVRIMGYIVVIAAFVTLTDIVMKAKFYTLSLALGPYIPLIVVNCIILGRAEAFANKNGIIPSIFDALGNGVGFFIALTLLASIREILGNGSWLGFDIVGTLRGFFESAMPFALNAYNEITTPWVVMIMAPGAFFTLGTLIAIKRAIDARGGKANG
- a CDS encoding RnfABCDGE type electron transport complex subunit B is translated as MMTSVLVASISSGVIALILAVLLIFSSKIFRVEVDERVTELTAKLPGANCGGCGFPGCAQFAKALVDDKAPVDGCSVGGADTAAMVADFLGKVAPPQKERTRAYIFCHGHNGIAKTNKVYTGAETCVSAVMAGGNKECSYGCVGFYDCMNVCEFGAIIRDEETGMPVIVEDKCVSCNACVKACPQKLIEIHPVSQDIHVYCKSKDKGPIAKKACDRACIGCNICVKNTKEGGMKVDNYLAIVNYDDYVVTNDSIAKCPTKAITDERVNSVKSLPVPLKKA
- a CDS encoding MATE family efflux transporter, yielding MELNNKTLIENSSINLFSKFAIPSILGMIMGSTAVFVDGFFVAHFISAEAFTAINIVWPITALSFGIYVMLTIGSVALAGKCIGQNNIRRANLIFTQTLIVVLTIASFPLVIAYIFRESLLPFFGAHSEVYELSLDYVEGVLFATFFWGMAYVLSQFVRLNGSPRFASSMFIISSLANMILDPIFIIVFDLGISGAAWATAISQITAFLMGLSYFLKPNCRLKIIKVYGGWIYILKAAFNGFSEFLSNFSSGLIPWLFNITAYNISGNRGILVYSVANYAIMFFIMLAYSIGEALEPLVSVSYGSGNKNRMKDFLKISVFLITFISVLSSIILLINPSLLVNTLLKEVDNQTFDDALFFVRTSIPTFIGVGINIIMSAYYTSVQKAGASAIVAALRSMILPIVLVLTLPNIFGFIGLVLVLPISEVFTLIVSLALYKNRSADILITE
- a CDS encoding GNAT family N-acetyltransferase, whose protein sequence is MKIIKYNIKYIKEIIKIWNDTIKEGIYFPQIETLTNEEEANKYFSSQDYTGVAIDNDKVFGVYILHPNNIGRCGHISNASYAVSKESRGKGIGEALVRDSMEQGKKLGYKILQFNAVVISNINANKLYEKIGFNKIGIVKKGYMNKNNEYEDIVLYYIDL